The following coding sequences are from one Motacilla alba alba isolate MOTALB_02 chromosome 4, Motacilla_alba_V1.0_pri, whole genome shotgun sequence window:
- the UTP3 gene encoding something about silencing protein 10, producing the protein MRTRRGTVLRPRAEPADELADDPAEVPGGRAGPEELADDVERFHEERFRAVMAALHSGDEAGDSEEEEEEEEVLGLQLPEDSEEDEEDEEEEMQDRNPFVEYSAEEAEEGEEEGEEDEHDVEDGEEEGGEEDENDVDDEEGDLSMESDLEERHPEAKLPHELSWGQRKQLYYDTDYGSDAQAKGKRSQQEIDAEEEEEEQEAQVIQRRLVRDLGEDDYGLDMIQGYLAKQQKTHDSKGQKIDKNLQALSKKEQLKLLKQESPELLQLMEDFEVKLMEIKDELHPLLQMVRDGTIPQGKGSRYLQTKYHLYLNYCANISFYLVLKSKRVPVHSHPVIERLVEYRNIINDLAVVDQKLSPQVRMLLRNYYDKKEEKLRKENKFSVFLTMNGNKTKPKRASAPVNGQAAAAESSDESELDEEAALKYYKMMEEKLALKRKRRGDEDVPEETVVSEGEDPGKKRGVTYQMIKNKGLTPKRRKIDRNPRVKHREKFRRAKIRRKGQVREVRRELHRYAGELSGIRAGVKKSRKLK; encoded by the coding sequence ATGCGGACCCGGCGCGGCACCGTCCTGCGGCCGCGGGCCGAGCCCGCCGATGAGCTGGCCGATGACCCCGCCGAGGTGCCCGGCGGCCGCGCCGGCCCCGAGGAGCTGGCGGACGATGTGGAGCGCTTCCACGAGGAGCGGTTCCGCGCCGTGATGGCCGCCCTGCACAGCGGCGACGAGGCCGGGGACagcgaggaagaggaggaggaggaggaggtgctgggtCTGCAGCTGCCCGAGGACAGCGAGGAGGAcgaagaggatgaggaggaggagatgcagGATCGGAATCCCTTTGTGGAGTACAGCgcagaggaggctgaggaaggagaagaagaaggtgagGAAGACGAACATGATGTTGAggatggagaagaggaaggaggtgAGGAAGATGAAAATGATGTTGATGATGAAGAGGGGGACTTGTCCATGGAAAGCGACTTGGAGGAGCGCCATCCCGAAGCCAAGCTCCCCCATGAGCTCTCCTGGGGCCAGCGCAAGCAGCTCTACTATGACACGGACTATGGGAGTGATGCCCAGGCCAAGGGCAAGCGGAGCCAGCAAGAAATCGAcgctgaggaggaggaagaggagcaggaggctcaAGTCATCCAGAGACGGTTGgtgagggatttgggggaggATGATTATGGTCTGGACATGATCCAGGGCTACCTGGCTAAGCAGCAGAAAACCCACGATAGCAAGGGGCAGAAAATTGATAAAAATCTGCAGGCCCTTTCCaaaaaggagcagctgaagctgctgaagcaggagtccccagagctcctgcagctgatgGAGGACTTTGAGGTGAAGCTCATGGAGATCAAGGATGAGTTGCACCCGCTGCTGCAGATGGTCAGAGACGGCACTATCCCCCAGGGGAAGGGCAGCCGCTATTTGCAGACCAAGTATCATCTCTACCTGAACTACTGTGCCAATATCAGTTTCTATCTGGTTCTGAAGTCCAAGAGGGTGCCGGTTCATAGTCACCCAGTCATCGAACGGCTGGTGGAGTACAGAAATATCATCAACGACCTCGCCGTCGTAGACCAAAAGCTTTCCCCACAGGTCCGTATGCTTCTCAGGAACTACTATgacaagaaagaagagaagctACGGAAGGAAAACAAGTTCTCAGTGTTTCTCACAATGAAtggcaacaaaaccaaaccgAAACGTGCCTCTGCGCCTGTTAatggccaggctgctgctgctgagtcgTCGGACGAGTCGGAGCTGGATGAGGAGGCTGCCCTAAAATACTACAAGATGATGGAGGAGAAGCTGGCACTCAAGAGGAAGAGACGTGGAGACGAGGACGTGCCTGAAGAAACAGTGGTGTCAGAAGGAGAGGATCCCGGTAAAAAGAGAGGGGTGACCTATCAGATGATCAAGAACAAAGGCCTCACGCCCAAGAGGAGGAAGATCGACCGCAACCCCCGGGTCAAGCATCGGGAGAAATTCCGGCGAGCCAAAATCCGCCGCAAGGGCCAGGTCCGCGAGGTGCGCAGGGAGCTGCACAGATACGCCGGGGAGCTGTCTGGCATTCGGGCCGGGGTTAAGAAGAGCAGGAAGCTGAAGTGA
- the JCHAIN gene encoding immunoglobulin J chain: MKSTWSLCVALAISLGIILVAGYPVGPSDEEYVLVNNKCQCVTVTSKFVPSKENPQEEVLERNIRILVPLKARENISDPLSPLRTTFVYRLSELCKNCEPVEIDLGGAIHQAQQGNSCEEPQTCYTYDRNECYSSPVPLLHHGEVMQVPAALTPDSCFAQ; this comes from the exons ATGAAGAGCACTTGGTCGCTGTGTGTTGCCTTGGCCATCTCCTTGGGGATCATCCTTGTGGCAG GTTATCCAGTGGGTCCCAGCGATGAGGAGTACGTGCTGGTCAATAATAAGTGTCAGTGCGTAACAGTGACCTCAAAGTTTGTCCCCTCCAAAGAAAATCCTCAGGAAGAAGTCCTGGAAAGAAACATCCGCATCCT AGTTCCCCTGAAGGCTCGGGAGAACATCTCTGACCCCTTGTCCCCACTCAGGACCACTTTTGTCTACCGCTTGAGTGAACT CTGCAAAAATTGTGAACCCGTGGAAATTGATCTGGGTGGGGCCATCCACCAGGCCCAGCAGGGCAACTCCTGCGAGGAACCTCAGACGTGCTACACCTATGACAGGAACGAGTGCTACAGCTCCCCTGTGCCCCTCCTGCACCACGGGGAGGTGAtgcaggtgccagcagctctgaccCCAGACTCCTGCTTCGCCCAGTAG
- the SDAD1 gene encoding protein SDA1 homolog, with the protein MSGRQGNKLPSNLPQLQNLIKRDPTSYTEEFLQQYHHYQSHVEIFTFQPDKPSKELAELLMFLAQVAHCYPEHMGSFPQQLKELLSYHHTVLDPDLRMTFCKALILLRNKNLIHPTSLLELFFQLLRCHDKLLRKTLYTHIVTDIKNVNAKHKNNKVNTALQNFMYTMLRDSNPTAAKISLDVMIELYRRNIWNDAKTVNVITTACFSKVTKVLVASLKFFLGKDEEEKQGSESESEDDGPTARDLMMRYATNKKTTKRKKKLEKAMKVLKKQKKKSKPEVFNFSAIHLIHDPQDFAEKLLKQLENCKERFEVKMMLMDLISRLVGIHELFLFNFYPFVQRFLQPHQREVTRILLFAAQASHQLVPPEIIQSVLMTIANNFVTDKNSGEVMTVGINAIKEITARCPLAMTEDLLQDLVQYKTHKNKNVMMSARTLIHLFRSLNPEMLQKKFRGKPTEASVEARIHEYGELDAKDYIPGAEVLEVEDQKEKGGTQEEDGWESASLSEEDDNDDGEWIDVHHSSDEEQQQVAEKVKSMPIEERKAKAAAVSTSRLLTQEDFKKIRLAQLSKELNSAPGKAAKRKYIEIDDEEEEEGRGELLSLRDIEHLHKKPKSDKETRLATAKAGKTDRKEFVKKKTKINPFASSSNKEKQKKKNFMMMRYSHSVRTKNKRSFREKQLALRDALLKKRKQLLK; encoded by the exons ATGTCGGGCCGCCAGGGCAACAAACTACCCAGCaacctgccccagctgcagaacCTCATCAAGCGCGACCCCACCTCTTACACCGAGGAG TTCCTGCAGCAGTACCACCACTACCAGTCCCATGTGGAGATCTTCACCTTCCAGCCGGACAAGCCCAGTAAGGAGCTGGCCGAGCTGCTGATGTTCCTGGCGCAG GTTGCCCACTGCTACCCCGAGCACATGGGCAGCTTCCcgcagcagctgaaggagctgctctCCTACCACCACACGGTCCTGGACCCCGACCTGCGCATG ACCTTCTGTAAGGCTCTGATCCTGTTGAGAAACAAGAACCTAATACATCCCACGAGTCTGCTGGAGCTCTTCTTTCAGCTGCTGCGGTGCCACGATAAACTGCTACGGAAG ACCTTGTACACTCACATTGTGACGGACATCAAGAACGTCAACGCTAAACACAAGAACAATAAAGTGAACACG GCACTGCAGAACTTCATGTACACCATGCTGAGAGACAGCAATCCCACTGCTGCCAAGATATCTCTGGATGTGATGATCGAGCTTTACAGGAGGAATATTTG gAATGATGCCAAAACAGTCAATGTCATCACAACTGCCTGCTTTTCCAAGGTGACCAAG GTGTTAGTTGCTAGTTTGAAGTTCTTCCTTGGAAAAGATGAGGAGGAGAAACAGGGCAGTGAGTCGGAGTCTGAG GATGATGGCCCCACGGCCAGGGATCTGATGATGCGCTATGCCACCAACAAGAAAACCACCAAGCGCAAGAAGAAACTGGAGAAAGCCATGAAGGTCCTCAAG aagcagaaaaagaagagcaagCCAGAGGTGTTCAACTTTTCTGCCATTCACTTGATACATGATCCCCAAG ACTTTGCTGAGAAACTGCTGAAGCAGCTGGAGAACTGCAAAGAGCGATTTGAAGTGAAGATGATGCTCATGGACCTAATATCCAGGCTTGTTGGAATACATGAG ctttttctttttaatttctaccCCTTTGTTCAGAGGTTCCTCCAGCCCCATCAGAGGG AAGTGACAAGGATTCTTCTGTTTGCTGCACAGGCTTCACATCAGCTGGTACCACCTGAG attatcCAATCAGTGTTGATGACCATTGCCAACAACTTTGTCACAGACAAGAATTCTGGGGAGGTCATGACTGTAGG AATCAACGCAATAAAAGAAATCACCGCGAGGTGTCCCTTGGCCATGACTGAGGATCTGCTCCAAGACCTTGTTCAGTACaagacacataaaaataaaa ATGTGATGATGTCTGCAAGAACTCTGATACACCTGTTCCGCTCTCTGAATCCAGAGATGCTGCAGAAGAAGTTCAGG GGTAAGCCTACTGAGGCCTCAGTGGAAGCCAGGATTCACGAATATGGAGAACTGGATGCCAAAGACTACATTCCAGGAGCAGAAGTACTGGAGGTTGAGGatcaaaaggaaaagggaggaacCCAAGAGGAAG ATGGCTGGGAAAGTGCTAGTCTGAGTGAGGAGGACGACAATGACGATGGAGAATGGATTGATGTGCATCACTCCTCAGATGAGGAGCAGCAACAAGTA gcagaaaaagtgaaaagcatGCCCATAGAGGAACGAAAAGCCAAAGCTGCAGCAGTCAGTACAAGCAGGCTGCTAACTCAGGAAGATTTCAAGAAAATACGTCTTGCCCAGCTTTCCAAAGAACTTAATTCTGCACCTGGCAAAGCTGCCAAGCGGAAATATATTGAAATAgatgatgaagaggaggaggagggcag GGGGGAGTTGCTTTCACTGAGAGATATTGAACATCTGCATAAGAAGCCCAAGTCCGACAAGGAGACCAGATTGGCAACTGCAAAG GCtggaaaaacagacagaaaagaatttgtgaaaaagaaaaccaaaattaacCCATTTGCCAGCTCTTccaacaaagaaaagcaaaagaagaagaaCTTCATGATGATGAGATACAGCCATAGTGTCCGGACCAAGAACAAGCGCTCCTTTAGGGAGAAACAG CTGGCTCTTAGAGATGCGcttctgaaaaagagaaaacagctgcTAAAGTAA
- the NAAA gene encoding N-acylethanolamine-hydrolyzing acid amidase, which translates to MGCGPWALLLLLCGAAGAAAPLRCNVSLDSPAEQRWLPVLRHFEPAFLRAAVQRIIDESVPKWVHQVIQPIAAELELFMPQPFAGEIAGMCKALGINLGDGILLNFAYESTAFCTSIVAQDDKGNIYHGRNLDYDFVDILSKITLDVQFIKGGQVAYQGTTFLGYVGLWTGQSPHKFTVSGDERDGGRWWENAIAAFFNRNYPVSWLVRDTLSEAEDFQSAVLRLADIPIIAEVYYIVGGVSPKEGMVITRNRRGPADLWPLDPLGGAWFRVETNYDHWTTPPPFDDRRTAAIKALNATGQHNINFDTLFKVLSVKPVLNNNTVYTTVMSAALPDRYRTWMRTGE; encoded by the exons ATGGGCTGCGGGCCGtgggcgctgctgctgctgctgtgcggggcggcgggggcggcggcccCCCTGCGCTGCAACGTGAGCCTGGACAGCCCGGCCGAGCAGCGCTGGCTGCCCGTGCTGCGGCACTTCGAGCCCGCCTTCCTGCGCGCCGCCGTCCAGCGGATCATCGA CGAGAGCGTACCGAAATGGGTTCACCAGGTCATCCAGCCCATAGCGGCCGAACTGGAGCTTTTCATGCCGCAGCCCTTCGCGGGAGAGATTGCGGGCATGTGCAAAGCCCTGGGAATCAATCTCGGAGATGGAATCCTGCTGAACTTCGCCTACGAATCCACTGC GTTCTGTACCAGCATTGTGGCTCAGGATGACAAAGGCAACATCTACCACGGTCGGAACCTGGATTACGATTTTGTCGATATATTGAGCAAGATCACACTGGATGTGCAGTTCATCAAAGGTGGGCAG GTTGCGTACCAAGGCACCACGTTTCTTGGTTACGTAGGCTTATGGACTGGGCAAAGTCCACACAAGTTCACCGTCTCTGGAGATGAACGAG atgGTGGTAGATGGTGGGAAAATGCTATAGCTGCTTTCTTTAACAGGAATTATCCGGTCAGCTGGCTTGTGCGAGAT ACCCTGAGTGAAGCAGAGGATTTCCAGTCTGCTGTTCTCAGACTCGCTGACATTCCCATCATTGCTGAGGTTTACTATATTGTGGGAGGCGTCTCCCCCAAAGAAGGCATGGTCATAACGAGGAACAGAAGAGGGCCGGCAGATCTCTGGCCTCTCGATCCCTTAGGTGGAGC GTGGTTCCGTGTGGAGACAAACTATGATCACTGGACTACCCCTCCTCCTTTTGATGATCGCAG AACTGCAGCCATCAAAGCTCTCAATGCTACTGGTCAGCACAACATCAACTTTGATACGCTCTTTAAG GTGTTGTCAGTGAAGCCAGTCTTAAACAA TAACACAGTGTACACCACAGTCATGAGCGCGGCGCTGCCGGATCGGTACCGGACATGGATGAGAACTGGGGAATGA